ATTTCGCGCCCTACGACGACATCCCGGGGGCGAGGATTCCGGCGGGATACGAGCGCTCGCCGCCGGCGGCCGCGGACGAGCGCTACGTCACGGACATGGGCGAGCACCTGGCGCCGTCGGACGCTCCGGAGGTCCCGGGGAACCCGGCGGCGTTTACGAACACGCTGATTCAGGGGTTCGTCAGCGCCGACAGCGAGCCCGAACTCGCGTTCGTCGAACCGATGCTCACCCGCGAGTTCCTGCGTGATTTCGAGGGCACGGCGCGATACGAGGTCCCACAGCCGGCGATTTATCCGCACGGCAAGCAGCATCCGACGGCGTACAGCGTTCGGGCCGACCCCGCCGGCGACACCGTCGCCGTCGCGATACAGGAGTTCGAGTCGGTCTGAGGCCGGACGGTTGCCCCGGCAGGCGTCCCGGACGCCCGACGTGGTCCTTCGTAATTATTAGTTTCAAAATACGTTTTTGCGGTCGAAGCCGCTACCGTCGCCCACCGTATGCCACCGAACGGATACATGGTCACGGAGCAGGTCCCCGGCTTCGCGGTGGGGGACATCCTCAACGTGACCGACCGATACCGACACTGGCGCGGTGCCCGACTGGAACTCGAACGCATCGGCGCCACGCCGGGGGCCGAGCGAGTGGTGGTCGTCGACGAACCGACGGGGTTCAGCGAGCGTGCCGTCCTCGACGCGACAGCGCGGTTCGGTGACTGGCACCGCTACAGCAGAACCTTCGAGGCGGGCGCCGACACACTCGGGACCGCGGGCAGCGGGGACCCCACGCGTCTCACCATGGCCACGCTGACCAGTATCGCGGACCCGATCTCGGGCTGAACGGCGGCCCTCGACACACGTTTTTGCGACGCGCCCTCCGGTGACAGTGTGGAGACACCACTGTACGAGCGCCTCGACGGGCAGGTCGCACTGGTCACCGGGGCGACCCGCGGTATCGGCAGACGCATCGCTGACGGACTGGTCGAACACGGCGCGACGGTGTACGCCGGCGCGCGCGACCCGGCGGACGTGACCGACGACGACCGCCGCGCGGTCGAACTGGACGTGACTGCGGACGACCAGATACGCGCCGCTGTGGACCGCATCGACGCGGAGGCGGGCCGGCTCGACGTGCTCGTCAACAACGCCGGCGTGATGGACTCGCGCGAGCCCCTCGACGCGATGGGGACCGACGTTATCGACCGCACACTGGCGACGAACCTCCGTGGGCCCGTCGTGCTGACGAGACAGGCTCTCCCACGCCTGCTGGAGCGCGCGGGCGGCCGCGTGGTCAACGTCTCCTCCGGGCTGGGTGCCATCACCGAACCCCAGTCCGGCGACATGCCCGCCTACCGCATCTCCAAGACGGGTCTGAACGGGCTGACACGGTATCTGGCCGGTGAGTACGGCGACGACGGCCTGCTCGCCAACTCGGTCTGTCCCGGCTACGTCCGGACCGACATGACAGACGGTGACGCCCCGAGAACGCCCGAACGGGGTGCCGAGACGCCGGTCTGGCTGGCGCGGTTTCGCCCCGAAGCCCCCAGCGGCGGCTTCTGGCGGGATAGGCAGCGGATACACTGGTGACGGGTGCGGTCGGTTCCCGAATCCCCTGACGGTATGCAAAACTTAACACCCTGACGCTCACAACGTGGCATAATGGCGAGCACTTCAGATAACACCGTGCAAAACCGGTTAGTTACTGTGAGCGAGAAGCTCCAGATACCTAATAATACGCTGCAGATAACACTGGTCCGACTGGACCAGCTCCGCAACGAGCCGGACGTCAACGAGGACCGACTCGACGACACCGCCGCGGCGGCGCTGGCACTCTCCGCTCGGGAGGACGGGCTCCCGGTCAGGGACAAGGAGATAGCGAACGTCTGGACGGAGACGCTCGACTCCCCGGAGGCCGAGATAGCCATCTCCAGCCAGCAGCTCGAAGCCGTCTCCGACTACTTCGATATCGCGGAGGTCCCGCCCCACCCCATCTCCCTCGTCCAGCGCTTCGGCGAGGCCGTCGATATGCCCGAGGAACTAATCACGGTCGCACACCGCCTCCTCCAGGACGCCTTCTCGCTGGACCCGACCGTCGTCGCCGGTGGTCCCTCGCCCGCGGCGACGGCCGGCGGGGTCCTCTCGCTGTCCGCGCTCGTCAACGGGCTCGGCGACAGCTACGAACAGAGCACACTCGGCAAAGTGTCCGGAACCAGCGAGGTGACGGTGCAGAACCGCTGTCGCGACCTCCAGGACCTGCTCGACGACCGCCTCCAGAGCGACCGATACCGGGTCGTCCCGGCCTCGAAAGCGCCCGACGAGCCGGCCGACAACCAACAGTCCGGCGACGGGGCCACCGGCCAGCAGTCGAGCGCTGACAGCACGAGCACCGGCCAGTGCAGTACCAGCCAGTCGAGCACCGGCCAGTCCAGTGACCAGCAGACCGCGGCCGACGGCGCCGGGAGCGCCGACACGGGAACTGAATCGGACGCCGACGCCGACTCGGCGGCCGAGGACGACCAGGACACGGGGGCGGTCCTCGAAACCGTGCGGTCTATCTACCCGGACGAGCTGCCGACGACGACCAACGTGGCCGAGGCCC
The genomic region above belongs to Halomicroarcula saliterrae and contains:
- a CDS encoding SDR family NAD(P)-dependent oxidoreductase, whose product is METPLYERLDGQVALVTGATRGIGRRIADGLVEHGATVYAGARDPADVTDDDRRAVELDVTADDQIRAAVDRIDAEAGRLDVLVNNAGVMDSREPLDAMGTDVIDRTLATNLRGPVVLTRQALPRLLERAGGRVVNVSSGLGAITEPQSGDMPAYRISKTGLNGLTRYLAGEYGDDGLLANSVCPGYVRTDMTDGDAPRTPERGAETPVWLARFRPEAPSGGFWRDRQRIHW